Proteins found in one Pararge aegeria chromosome 12, ilParAegt1.1, whole genome shotgun sequence genomic segment:
- the LOC120627908 gene encoding uncharacterized protein LOC120627908 — MLYLFCDTSCQVTEVLDKSRDACKIIAKDPYFDIDIVVGKPWRIYYTWNMKLDTKCLDIVFKNATQKIIRRIWSDMNKYLEQQPYWEAATLHMSLGSAHHEILLFADQGAAGAFLGVPNIIRDPNVKPMRKGVRLMKFQMKLVRDCKYLLVMDCHVGGASLAARPGHHSYRTEIAAEAEILNLGNGYPACVNEKNDDEHFLRLTVSDTLDATTSASNKLRDMVYIFSRLKEIPKNDQLSDVPAKLSYRGRSGKSCLYRGHHRMPIPEADEEEFQKALQHRKPIYRESIN, encoded by the exons ATGTTATACTTGTTTTGTGATACATCATGCCAGGTAACCGAGGTACTGGACAAAAGTCGTGACGCGTGTAAGATAATAGCGAAAGATCCTTATTTTGATATTGATATAGTAGTTGGCAAACCATGGAGGATCTATTACACTTGGAATATGAAGTTGGATACGAAGTGCTTGGATATAGTTTTCAAAAATGCCACCCAGAAG ATTATTAGGAGAATATGGTCagatatgaataaatacttagagcAACAACCTTATTGGGAGGCAGCGACCCTTCATATGTCCTTGGGCTCTGCCCATCATGAAATACTTTTGTTTGCTGATCAAGGAGCTGCCGGAGCATTTTTGGGTGTACCCAATATCATTCGGGATCCTA ATGTTAAACCTATGCGAAAAGGAGTACGCCTTATGAAATTCCAAATGAAGTTAGTCCGCGATTGTAAATATCTATTGGTAATGGACTGCCACGTCGGAGGAGCTTCTTTAGCAGCACGACCAGGTCATCATTCCTACCGCACAGAGATTGCAGCCGAAGCAGAAATTCTTAACCTCGGAAATGGCTATCCAGCTTGCGTTAATGAAAAGAATGACGATGAGCACTTTCTCC GTTTGACAGTAAGTGATACTCTAGATGCCACGACCTCCGCTTCAAACAAATTG AGGGACATGGTTTACATTTTTTCAAGATTAAAAGAAATTCCGAAAAACGACCAGCTGTCAGACGTTCCGGCGAAGTTGAGCTACAGAGGGCGCAGCGGGAAATCCTGCCTCTATCGAGGGCATCATCGGATGCCTATACCAGAGGCGGATGAAGAGGAGTTTCAGAAAGCTTTGCAACATAGAAAACCTATATACAGggaatcaattaattaa